In Aliarcobacter faecis, a genomic segment contains:
- a CDS encoding efflux RND transporter periplasmic adaptor subunit, which produces MKKKIIITLAILIFVLISWKIYNEFFINKESQTKYYGNIDKRTVKLGFRFTGKIEDIKKDEGQNVSKDEILVTLENQNLKEQLKELEAKLESSNFELQKLKTGFRKEEISQAKANFEEAKMSLAKTTDTYTRQKELYKTKSVSEQSFILSELSYKQSFATLEKAKANYELLKNGYRIEDVQIQESNIKVLEAQIEKLKVDLKDTIITSPVNGTILSRYKEIGSITNPSETVLEIAKSDELWVRAYIDEKRLGDIKTGLEILVFSDSRKEPYNGYISFISPIAEFTPKNIETQELRADLVYSFRVIIKNFDDKLKQGMPVTLEVAK; this is translated from the coding sequence ATGAAAAAGAAAATAATTATAACCTTAGCCATTTTAATATTTGTTTTAATATCATGGAAAATATATAATGAGTTCTTTATAAATAAAGAAAGTCAAACAAAATATTATGGAAACATTGATAAAAGAACTGTAAAATTGGGCTTTAGATTTACAGGTAAAATAGAAGATATAAAAAAAGATGAAGGGCAAAATGTATCAAAAGATGAAATTTTAGTAACTTTAGAAAATCAAAATTTAAAAGAGCAATTAAAAGAACTTGAGGCAAAGTTAGAGTCTTCAAATTTTGAATTACAAAAGTTAAAAACTGGTTTTAGAAAGGAAGAGATTTCTCAAGCAAAAGCCAATTTTGAAGAAGCAAAAATGAGTCTAGCAAAAACAACTGATACATATACAAGACAAAAAGAGTTATATAAAACAAAATCTGTTTCAGAACAAAGTTTTATACTTTCTGAACTCAGTTATAAACAATCCTTTGCTACTTTAGAAAAAGCAAAAGCTAATTATGAACTACTAAAAAATGGTTATAGAATTGAAGATGTACAAATACAAGAATCAAATATCAAAGTTTTAGAAGCACAAATAGAGAAACTAAAAGTTGATTTAAAAGATACAATAATTACCTCTCCTGTTAATGGTACAATTCTTTCAAGATATAAAGAAATTGGTTCAATTACAAATCCAAGTGAAACTGTTTTAGAAATAGCAAAAAGTGATGAATTATGGGTTAGAGCCTATATTGATGAGAAGAGATTAGGAGATATAAAAACTGGACTTGAAATATTGGTTTTTAGTGATTCAAGAAAAGAGCCATATAATGGATATATTTCTTTCATTTCACCTATAGCTGAGTTCACTCCAAAAAATATAGAGACTCAAGAGTTAAGAGCAGATTTGGTTTATAGTTTTAGAGTGATTATAAAAAACTTTGATGATAAACTAAAACAAGGAATGCCTGTAACTTTAGAAGTAGCAAAATAA
- a CDS encoding ABC transporter permease: protein MNFRRLKSLLLKETLQIFRDPSSILIAFILPLILLFLMGYAVSLDANKIPISIVSKSENQASNTLINSFVVSKYFDVNLSKNKDFEIEAMQKGEIKAILSIENDFGIDEKYNIQVITDGTEPNSAGLIQNYANGVVKLWAKKNNIVQDDAIKVVSRYWFNPPILSRYFLIPGSIAIVMTLIGILLTALIVAREWERGTMEAIMATPATISEIILGKIIPYFALGMLSMLLCFVVAYFWYEIPFIGSFFMLIVISSIYLISSLMIGLTISTLAKNQFVAAQISLIAGFLPSFLLSGFLFEIDNMPQWLQIVTLIVPARYFVESLQTIFLVGNIYEIFIVDIFAMLVVSTIFFIIVLKKLKKDL, encoded by the coding sequence ATGAATTTTAGAAGATTAAAAAGCCTTCTATTAAAAGAGACTTTACAAATTTTTAGAGATCCAAGTTCAATTCTAATAGCATTTATTTTACCTTTAATTTTACTTTTTTTAATGGGTTATGCTGTTAGTCTTGATGCAAATAAAATCCCCATATCAATAGTTTCAAAAAGTGAAAATCAAGCTTCAAATACTTTAATAAACTCTTTTGTTGTTTCAAAATATTTTGATGTAAATTTAAGTAAAAATAAAGATTTTGAAATAGAAGCTATGCAAAAAGGAGAGATAAAAGCCATTTTAAGTATAGAGAATGATTTTGGAATTGATGAAAAATATAATATCCAAGTAATTACAGATGGAACAGAGCCAAATAGTGCAGGACTTATACAAAATTATGCAAATGGAGTAGTAAAACTTTGGGCAAAAAAGAATAATATTGTACAAGATGATGCTATAAAAGTAGTTTCAAGATATTGGTTTAATCCACCAATTTTAAGTAGATATTTTTTAATCCCTGGTTCAATCGCTATTGTGATGACTTTAATTGGTATTTTATTAACAGCTTTAATTGTTGCTAGAGAGTGGGAAAGAGGAACTATGGAAGCTATTATGGCAACTCCAGCAACAATTTCTGAAATTATTTTAGGGAAAATTATCCCCTATTTTGCTCTTGGAATGCTCTCTATGCTTTTATGTTTTGTTGTAGCATATTTTTGGTATGAGATACCATTTATTGGAAGCTTTTTTATGCTTATAGTTATAAGTTCAATATATTTAATCTCCTCTTTGATGATAGGATTAACTATTTCAACTTTAGCTAAAAACCAATTTGTAGCAGCTCAAATCTCTCTAATTGCAGGGTTTTTACCCTCTTTTTTACTTTCTGGTTTTCTATTTGAAATAGATAATATGCCTCAATGGTTACAAATTGTTACTTTGATTGTCCCTGCTAGATATTTTGTTGAGTCCCTACAAACAATATTTTTAGTGGGAAATATCTATGAAATATTTATCGTAGATATCTTTGCTATGCTTGTTGTAAGTACGATATTTTTTATTATAGTTCTTAAAAAACTTAAAAAGGATTTATAG
- a CDS encoding PAS domain-containing protein produces MQFNSGNFLIETIVPIDELIVSRTDLKGIITYANETFAEISGYSIDELIGKSHNIVRHPDMPKSIFKELWEDLQTKGKWSGFVKNLRKDSGFYWVYAEISGVLKDGKIVEYKSIRTPISFEEKKKFQLFYDELKIKNNEKIRKVSYE; encoded by the coding sequence ATGCAATTTAATAGTGGTAATTTTTTAATAGAGACTATTGTACCAATAGATGAACTTATAGTTTCAAGAACCGATTTAAAAGGAATAATTACTTATGCAAATGAAACTTTTGCAGAAATTTCAGGTTATAGTATTGATGAACTTATAGGAAAATCACATAATATTGTAAGACATCCTGATATGCCAAAATCTATTTTCAAAGAGCTTTGGGAAGATTTACAAACAAAAGGGAAATGGAGTGGTTTTGTAAAAAATCTTAGAAAAGATAGTGGATTTTATTGGGTTTATGCTGAAATCTCAGGTGTTTTAAAAGATGGGAAAATTGTAGAGTATAAATCAATTAGAACACCAATATCTTTTGAAGAAAAAAAGAAATTTCAGCTTTTTTATGATGAGTTAAAAATTAAAAATAATGAAAAAATAAGGAAAGTTAGCTATGAATAA
- a CDS encoding ABC transporter permease, protein MFKRLLALIKKEFLSIKNDKKSLIVVVIPPIFQVLIFSFAATLEVKNIDLIILNQDSSKTSQELVRNFEGSTRIKSLTFVKSYEEGKELINTQKAIAFIVIPNDFVKNLQQQNANIQLILDGRKSNTAQVVEGYINQIILNYFKKEEHFSKINIIPRTFYNPNLDNFWWIIPSLFGSITMVVAMLLTSLSIARERELGTFEQILVSPLNSFEILLGKLLPALFISILESTLILFFAIFIFGIPFNGSFGLLYLSVFVFLFSMSGVGLFISAISKTQQQAILGSFVVLLPSFMLSGFATPISNMPSWLQPFTDFIPLKYYLELIKGIFLKDISFSIAFTSLVPMFLLGVVSLAITILFFNNKRG, encoded by the coding sequence GTGTTCAAAAGATTATTAGCTCTAATAAAAAAAGAGTTTTTATCTATAAAAAATGATAAAAAAAGCTTAATTGTCGTTGTAATTCCACCTATTTTTCAAGTTTTGATATTCTCTTTTGCTGCAACTTTAGAAGTTAAAAATATAGATTTAATAATCTTAAATCAAGATAGTAGCAAAACTAGTCAAGAGCTAGTTCGAAATTTTGAAGGTTCAACTAGAATAAAATCTCTTACTTTTGTGAAAAGTTATGAAGAGGGAAAAGAGCTAATCAATACTCAAAAAGCTATCGCATTTATAGTTATCCCCAATGATTTTGTAAAAAATCTTCAACAACAAAATGCAAATATTCAACTAATTTTAGACGGAAGAAAATCAAATACAGCTCAAGTGGTAGAGGGTTATATAAATCAAATTATCCTAAACTACTTTAAAAAAGAGGAGCATTTTTCTAAAATTAATATCATTCCACGAACTTTTTATAACCCAAATTTAGATAATTTTTGGTGGATAATTCCAAGTCTATTTGGCTCAATTACTATGGTTGTTGCTATGCTTTTAACATCTTTATCAATAGCAAGAGAACGAGAGCTAGGTACTTTTGAACAGATTTTAGTATCTCCTCTAAACTCATTTGAAATACTTTTAGGAAAACTCTTACCAGCACTATTTATAAGTATTTTAGAATCAACACTTATACTATTTTTTGCTATTTTTATTTTTGGTATTCCTTTTAATGGCTCTTTTGGACTTTTGTATCTAAGTGTTTTTGTATTTTTATTTTCTATGTCGGGAGTTGGACTTTTTATCTCTGCTATTTCAAAAACCCAACAACAAGCTATTTTAGGAAGTTTTGTAGTATTACTTCCATCTTTTATGCTTTCAGGTTTTGCAACTCCTATTTCAAATATGCCAAGTTGGTTGCAACCATTTACAGATTTTATTCCTTTAAAATATTATTTGGAGTTAATAAAAGGGATATTTCTAAAAGATATTAGTTTTAGTATAGCTTTTACAAGTTTAGTTCCAATGTTTTTACTTGGTGTTGTATCTTTAGCTATTACTATCCTCTTTTTTAATAATAAAAGAGGATAG
- a CDS encoding EAL domain-containing protein, with protein MSNLIKSENLLKLITENLPDLLWIKDLNRNYIYANDATCKMFLNALPEDAIGKNDLYFVQKERDRFSNSPNWHTFGENCQESDLEVLEKLEAITVKECGTIRGVLRHFEINKAPFYNEEGKVIGIIGIARDITSQAILEEENYKLTYYDLLTKLPNRQKILLDILKTNPKACMIFNIDGFREVNDFFGIYNADKILQEVANRFFSNRLKAYRVGGDEFAITYYDNFSYDELKEKAFQILSILENEEYLIEDKTISLGFSVGIAKASNRLLSKADIAVSMAKNSHETVFIYNEDEKIEEKYKDNINMAYEIKKALAEDRIICFYQPIVNVNDSEILAYETLVRLKDSNGNIISPFKFLNFSKKIKLYHKISQRVILNACNTFKRKRDFFSINLSIDDIKNKETVDFIIKTLKKTRTASRVTFEILESEGIENYDEVLDFINKVKLIGAKIAIDDFGSGYSNFEHLLKLNVDYIKIDGSLIKNITSNEKQKIIIETISSFAKKIGIKTVAEFVETQEIFNHLKELEIDFAQGYYIGKPKQL; from the coding sequence ATGTCTAATCTTATTAAATCAGAAAATCTTCTTAAACTAATTACAGAAAATCTTCCTGATTTATTATGGATTAAAGATTTAAATAGAAATTATATCTATGCAAATGATGCTACTTGCAAAATGTTTTTAAATGCTCTTCCAGAAGATGCTATTGGGAAAAATGACCTATATTTTGTACAAAAAGAGAGAGATAGATTTTCAAATAGTCCAAATTGGCATACTTTTGGAGAAAATTGTCAAGAATCTGATTTAGAAGTTTTAGAAAAGCTTGAAGCAATTACAGTAAAAGAGTGTGGAACAATAAGAGGTGTTTTAAGACACTTTGAAATAAACAAAGCCCCTTTTTATAATGAAGAAGGTAAAGTAATCGGGATTATTGGGATTGCTAGAGATATAACTTCTCAAGCAATTTTAGAAGAAGAAAACTACAAATTAACATATTATGATTTACTTACAAAATTACCAAATAGACAAAAAATACTTTTAGATATTTTAAAAACCAATCCAAAAGCTTGTATGATTTTTAATATAGATGGATTTAGAGAGGTAAATGACTTTTTTGGAATTTATAATGCAGATAAAATTCTTCAAGAAGTAGCTAATAGATTTTTTTCAAATAGATTAAAAGCTTATAGAGTTGGTGGAGATGAATTTGCAATTACTTATTATGATAATTTTTCTTATGATGAATTAAAAGAAAAAGCTTTCCAAATTTTATCTATACTTGAAAATGAAGAGTATTTAATAGAAGATAAAACTATATCTTTAGGTTTTTCTGTTGGAATAGCAAAAGCAAGTAATAGACTTCTTTCAAAAGCTGATATTGCTGTAAGTATGGCAAAAAATTCACATGAAACAGTATTTATTTATAATGAAGATGAGAAGATTGAAGAGAAATATAAAGATAATATAAATATGGCTTATGAGATAAAAAAAGCTCTTGCAGAAGATAGAATTATCTGTTTTTATCAACCAATTGTGAATGTAAATGATAGTGAAATCTTAGCTTATGAAACTCTTGTAAGACTAAAAGACTCAAATGGAAATATAATTTCCCCTTTTAAATTCTTAAATTTCTCAAAAAAGATAAAGTTATATCATAAAATCTCACAAAGAGTTATTTTAAATGCCTGTAATACTTTTAAAAGAAAAAGAGATTTTTTCTCTATAAATTTATCTATTGATGATATAAAAAATAAAGAGACAGTTGATTTTATAATTAAAACTTTAAAAAAAACAAGAACTGCTTCAAGAGTTACTTTTGAAATTTTAGAATCAGAAGGAATTGAAAACTATGATGAAGTTTTAGATTTTATAAATAAAGTAAAACTTATTGGAGCAAAAATAGCAATAGATGATTTTGGAAGTGGATATTCAAATTTTGAACACCTTTTAAAATTAAATGTTGATTATATAAAAATTGATGGCTCTTTAATAAAAAATATAACTTCAAATGAAAAACAAAAAATTATTATTGAGACAATCTCAAGCTTTGCAAAAAAGATAGGAATAAAAACTGTTGCTGAATTTGTTGAAACTCAAGAGATTTTTAACCACTTAAAAGAGTTAGAAATAGATTTTGCACAAGGTTATTATATAGGTAAACCTAAACAGTTATGA
- a CDS encoding TonB-dependent receptor domain-containing protein — translation MKTNNIKLIKLSLILAPSLIFAQTITLDEISVKEKKETNTNTVNIDLQKVEQHQENSLTEMLKNNSSIEIGGGAKNAQRIYLRGIESSNLNISLDGAKQGKNMFQHRGNELGVSPELLKVVDIKTSTDASKSGALGGSINMTTKDAQDFVKNGKNHGTVFKAGYNTNAEQKLGNATAYSVFNENLGAYVSIGGVNSENYENGAGDKVLATGYKDRDYLFKLSLLDTKNNDLRATISQNENNGIYQWGQAGSDVGLNTDPSKLEKIVMTTTNYALNHNYNPNDLLNLETNLNFSEVKIDRKTQNKDYKNDTFGLKVQNHFDFDVSSWENKISLGVDYSKEYGKGSFDPHNLDKAITKYSDVNSKNQAIFLQGRTKISDLGIDYGLRFDDYSFETGFGKATGDTFSPNIGLDYAITDNSLIYANYGQASRMGGIIPFTWMTNIKKDTQYSSKLDPEKSKRYEAGYKYEKRDTLLNDDYLSFNANVFKTKIKDVIIAKATNGGSGEGGRTLVDIFNASNEFESKGYELKLSYAYDIFQTALGFTKVKTNTINDDSGIVPGVDESITLRRIGAYDSDKFVWNVGIEPMKNLVFDYTLNAVGGIDNPVVRGGYTTHDVNMKYDINSDWTIFLAVNNLTNKDYGKHTTLDRNGEYRHEMGRDYRFALKYEF, via the coding sequence ATGAAAACAAATAATATTAAGCTTATAAAACTATCTTTAATATTAGCCCCATCTTTAATATTTGCTCAAACAATTACTCTTGATGAAATTAGTGTAAAAGAGAAAAAAGAGACAAATACAAATACAGTAAATATTGATTTACAAAAAGTAGAACAACACCAAGAAAACTCTCTTACAGAGATGTTAAAAAACAACTCTTCAATAGAGATTGGTGGTGGTGCAAAAAATGCACAAAGGATATATTTAAGAGGTATTGAAAGCTCAAACCTAAATATTTCACTCGATGGAGCAAAGCAAGGGAAAAATATGTTTCAACATAGAGGAAATGAATTAGGGGTTAGTCCTGAATTACTAAAAGTTGTAGATATCAAAACATCTACTGACGCTTCAAAGAGTGGAGCTTTGGGTGGAAGTATAAATATGACTACAAAAGATGCACAAGATTTTGTTAAAAATGGAAAAAATCATGGGACAGTTTTTAAAGCTGGTTATAATACAAATGCTGAACAAAAACTAGGAAATGCAACTGCATATTCAGTTTTTAATGAAAATTTAGGAGCATATGTAAGTATTGGTGGAGTAAATAGTGAGAATTACGAAAATGGAGCAGGAGATAAAGTTTTAGCAACTGGATATAAAGATAGAGATTATCTATTTAAACTAAGTTTATTAGATACAAAAAACAATGATTTAAGAGCAACTATTAGTCAAAATGAAAACAATGGAATATATCAGTGGGGACAAGCTGGAAGTGATGTTGGATTAAATACTGACCCATCAAAACTTGAAAAGATAGTAATGACAACAACAAACTATGCTTTAAATCACAACTACAATCCAAATGATTTACTAAACTTAGAAACAAATCTAAACTTTAGTGAAGTAAAAATTGATAGAAAAACACAAAATAAAGATTATAAAAATGATACTTTTGGTTTAAAAGTACAAAATCATTTTGATTTTGATGTATCTTCTTGGGAAAACAAAATTTCTCTTGGAGTTGATTATTCAAAAGAATATGGAAAAGGAAGTTTTGACCCACATAATTTGGATAAAGCAATTACAAAATATTCCGATGTAAACTCAAAAAATCAGGCTATATTTTTACAAGGTAGAACAAAAATTTCTGATTTAGGGATTGATTATGGATTAAGATTTGATGATTACAGTTTTGAAACTGGATTTGGAAAAGCAACAGGAGATACATTTTCACCAAATATCGGACTTGATTATGCTATCACAGATAACTCTTTAATTTATGCAAACTACGGACAAGCAAGTAGAATGGGTGGAATTATACCATTTACTTGGATGACAAATATCAAAAAAGATACACAATATTCATCAAAACTTGATCCTGAAAAATCAAAAAGATATGAAGCTGGATACAAATATGAAAAAAGAGATACATTATTAAATGATGATTATTTAAGTTTCAATGCAAATGTATTTAAAACTAAAATTAAAGATGTAATAATAGCAAAAGCTACAAATGGTGGAAGTGGAGAAGGTGGAAGAACTTTGGTTGATATTTTCAATGCTTCAAATGAGTTTGAATCAAAAGGTTATGAATTGAAATTATCTTATGCTTATGATATTTTTCAAACTGCTTTAGGATTTACAAAAGTTAAAACAAATACTATAAATGATGATTCTGGTATTGTACCTGGAGTTGATGAGTCTATAACTCTAAGAAGAATTGGAGCTTATGATAGTGATAAATTTGTTTGGAATGTTGGAATTGAACCTATGAAAAACTTAGTTTTTGATTATACTTTAAATGCTGTTGGTGGAATAGATAATCCTGTTGTAAGAGGTGGTTATACAACACATGATGTTAATATGAAATATGATATAAATTCTGATTGGACTATATTTTTAGCTGTTAATAACTTAACAAATAAAGATTATGGAAAACATACAACTTTAGATAGAAATGGCGAATATAGACACGAAATGGGAAGAGATTATAGATTTGCTCTAAAATATGAGTTTTAA
- a CDS encoding ATP-binding cassette domain-containing protein — MQIIKALKLEKNFINNKAIKSIDFSISSGKITGLVGPDGAGKTTLIRMLTGLLKPSFGKLEVLGYQMPNTTSEFLQQIGYMPQKFGLYEDLSIYENLSLYGNLQGVENLQERIDELLEFTSLKPFKDRLTGKLSGGMKQKVGLACALIKKPKLLLLDEPGVGVDPISRIDLWKMVQELLKDDIAVVWSTSYLDEADMCDEVILLNEGDCLYQGTPKEFRQNMKNRVFLVSGEFYKKRDALTKILEQKEVLDAVLVGAKIRVNLLKNEFLPKEIIQTLGNSIKIEEVEPIFEDSFVDILNVKTKPYSKLVENMKFQEKSEKKLIEAKNLTKKFGDFIATDNIDFEIGNGEIFGFLGPNGAGKSTTFKMLCGLLTPTFGTAKVLGEDLYKSKSTIRTSIGYMAQKFSLYGNLSIKDNLEFFAGVYGIEKELRDKKIKEIIEIFDFKNYLKMNAQILPLGIKQRLALACSVIHEPKVLFLDEPTSGVDPITRKEFWTHINSLVKKGVSIMVTTHFMDEAEYCDKIMLIYKGKNIASGTPDELKALVGENASMQDAFITLVTKYDKEDIK, encoded by the coding sequence ATGCAAATAATAAAAGCTTTAAAACTTGAAAAAAACTTTATCAATAATAAAGCTATAAAAAGTATAGATTTTTCAATCTCTAGTGGGAAAATCACAGGTCTTGTAGGACCTGATGGAGCAGGAAAAACTACCCTTATTAGAATGCTTACAGGTTTATTAAAACCTAGCTTTGGAAAACTTGAAGTTTTGGGTTATCAAATGCCAAACACAACAAGTGAATTTTTACAACAAATAGGATATATGCCACAAAAATTTGGTTTATATGAAGATTTAAGTATCTATGAAAACCTTAGTCTTTATGGAAATTTACAAGGTGTTGAGAACTTACAAGAGAGAATAGATGAACTTTTGGAATTTACTTCACTAAAACCTTTTAAAGATAGATTAACAGGAAAGCTCTCTGGCGGAATGAAACAAAAAGTTGGACTTGCTTGTGCTTTGATAAAAAAGCCAAAACTTCTTTTACTTGATGAACCAGGTGTTGGAGTTGATCCTATTTCTAGAATAGATTTATGGAAAATGGTACAAGAGTTATTAAAAGATGATATTGCAGTAGTTTGGAGCACCTCTTATCTTGATGAAGCTGATATGTGTGATGAAGTTATCTTACTAAATGAAGGAGATTGTCTATATCAAGGAACTCCAAAAGAGTTTAGACAAAATATGAAGAATAGAGTTTTTTTAGTAAGTGGAGAGTTTTATAAAAAAAGAGATGCTCTTACAAAAATATTGGAACAAAAAGAGGTATTAGATGCCGTTTTAGTTGGTGCAAAAATAAGAGTAAATCTTCTTAAAAATGAGTTTTTACCAAAAGAGATTATCCAAACTTTAGGAAATAGTATAAAAATAGAAGAGGTTGAACCAATATTTGAAGACTCTTTTGTTGATATTTTAAATGTAAAAACAAAACCCTACTCAAAACTTGTGGAGAATATGAAATTTCAGGAAAAATCAGAGAAAAAGTTAATCGAAGCAAAAAATTTAACTAAAAAGTTTGGTGATTTTATAGCAACAGACAATATAGATTTTGAGATAGGAAATGGTGAAATATTTGGATTTTTAGGACCAAATGGTGCTGGGAAATCTACAACTTTTAAGATGCTTTGTGGACTTTTAACTCCAACTTTTGGAACAGCAAAAGTTTTGGGCGAAGATTTATATAAATCAAAATCAACTATACGAACTTCTATTGGATATATGGCTCAAAAGTTCTCATTATATGGAAATTTATCAATAAAAGATAATTTAGAGTTTTTTGCAGGAGTTTATGGAATAGAAAAAGAGTTACGAGATAAAAAAATAAAAGAGATTATAGAGATATTTGATTTTAAAAACTATCTAAAAATGAATGCACAAATTTTACCTCTTGGTATAAAACAAAGACTTGCCCTAGCTTGTTCAGTAATTCACGAACCAAAAGTTCTATTTTTAGATGAACCAACCTCTGGAGTTGATCCAATAACTAGAAAAGAGTTTTGGACACACATAAATAGTTTGGTAAAAAAAGGAGTTTCTATTATGGTAACTACTCACTTTATGGATGAAGCTGAATATTGTGACAAAATAATGCTAATTTATAAGGGTAAAAATATAGCAAGTGGAACTCCAGACGAGTTAAAAGCACTTGTAGGGGAGAATGCCTCAATGCAAGATGCATTTATAACTTTAGTTACAAAATATGATAAAGAAGATATAAAATGA
- the serS gene encoding serine--tRNA ligase, with product MIDIKLLQNEFEKTSLSLQKKGVSNEVLENLKTLALTTKQKRQIMEEVTAEQNLLTKEFPRYKKENLDTSELQEKINSLKTKKQEFEDEVRNLEEQLSNIVLGVPNLPDEGVPFGADENENVVLEVVGTKPTFSFTPKEHWDLSCDWLDFERGVKLAKSRFTALKGDGARLERALINYMLDFNRERGFNEWYVPFMANSNSLLGTGQLPKFADDLFKIEGEDLYLIPTAEVSLTNLYNDEILSKNELPLLLTSYTPCFRKEAGSAGRDTRGLIRQHQFDKVEMVAITSAEQSDEVFEKMVQTASDLLSSLGLCHQKVQLCTGDLGFSAAVTIDLEVWLPGQNKYREISSISNTRDFQARRAKIRYKDDKKNIFVHTLNGSSLAVGRTLLAIMENYQNEDGSVTIPEVLKPYLK from the coding sequence ATGATAGATATAAAATTACTACAAAATGAGTTTGAAAAAACTAGCCTTTCTTTACAAAAAAAAGGAGTTTCAAATGAAGTTTTAGAAAATCTTAAAACTTTAGCTTTAACAACAAAACAAAAAAGACAAATTATGGAAGAAGTAACAGCTGAACAAAATTTGTTAACTAAAGAGTTTCCTAGATATAAAAAAGAGAATCTTGATACTAGTGAGCTTCAAGAAAAAATTAATAGTTTAAAAACTAAAAAACAAGAATTTGAAGATGAGGTTAGAAACCTAGAAGAGCAACTTTCAAATATTGTTTTAGGAGTTCCAAATCTACCAGATGAGGGTGTTCCTTTTGGAGCTGATGAGAATGAAAATGTAGTTTTGGAAGTAGTTGGTACTAAACCAACTTTCTCTTTTACTCCTAAAGAGCATTGGGATTTATCTTGTGATTGGCTAGATTTTGAAAGAGGAGTAAAGCTTGCAAAATCAAGATTTACAGCACTTAAAGGCGATGGAGCAAGATTAGAGAGAGCTTTAATAAATTATATGCTTGATTTTAATAGAGAAAGAGGATTTAATGAGTGGTATGTACCATTTATGGCAAACTCAAATTCACTTTTAGGAACAGGGCAACTTCCAAAATTTGCTGATGATTTATTTAAAATAGAGGGTGAAGATTTATATCTTATTCCAACAGCAGAAGTTAGTCTTACAAATCTTTATAATGATGAGATTTTATCTAAAAATGAGCTACCTTTACTTCTTACATCATATACACCTTGTTTTAGAAAAGAAGCAGGAAGTGCAGGGCGAGATACAAGAGGACTTATAAGACAACACCAGTTTGATAAGGTTGAAATGGTTGCTATTACATCTGCTGAACAATCTGATGAGGTATTTGAAAAGATGGTTCAAACTGCTAGTGATTTATTAAGCTCTTTAGGGCTTTGTCATCAAAAAGTACAACTTTGTACAGGAGATTTAGGATTTAGTGCAGCAGTTACAATAGATTTAGAGGTTTGGTTACCAGGTCAAAATAAGTATAGAGAGATTTCATCTATTTCAAATACAAGAGATTTTCAAGCAAGAAGAGCAAAAATAAGATATAAAGATGATAAGAAAAATATTTTTGTTCATACTTTAAATGGTTCTAGTTTAGCTGTTGGAAGAACACTGTTAGCTATTATGGAAAATTATCAAAATGAAGATGGAAGTGTTACTATTCCAGAGGTATTAAAACCATATTTAAAATAA